Part of the Phacochoerus africanus isolate WHEZ1 chromosome 8, ROS_Pafr_v1, whole genome shotgun sequence genome is shown below.
CCTAAACTGAAATcttacatttgtaaatatttactcAAAATCATTAGTTAGTTTAATCTCTTAAGCAAATTATACTTTACTTGGGCCggtattaaattttgtttttattctgtagCCCAAGAATGAATACATTCCAGCCCTGGATAATCCACAGTAGATAACATATACACAAATGGAGAATCGTTTACATGTGACGAAGTCAGAGAATAGTCTCAGTTGCACAATTTACCACCAGCCAAAGGCAAGCCTATCCCTTAGAACAGTACCTTTCCTGAGCGCAGTAAATAGCTGCGATGTTTTCCTTCAAACCAAGATTCAGTTAAGTGAAAAGCAATGGCTAGGATGACCCGCTGATGAATCCACCTCATCCTGCAAGAACAATGACTTGAATTTAAGGAATTACATATGAAGCAAAATAATTTAAGACCACCAAAGAAGCGCCAAGAGAACAGCACTGCTGTTTTGTCCCAAGAAGCCACATTGCCTTCACTTTAATGGATGTCCACCAATGCAGGGCACATGGCCTGGGGACAAGAATTTCAGAACTCTTGATTCAACTGAAACTACTCCAGGTCTGCCCATGGGAATTACAAACCAAAACTCATGTTAAAAGCATCTTTAAACTTCTGTAATTGAGCTAGAGATTTGGAAGTAGAGCTTTTAAGACAAATTGGGGGTAAGGAGAGAGGCAGTGAAGTCCTCTAAATCAAGGTTTCCCAAAACAGAAGCAGGGAACCCGGCAAGTGAGACTCAACTCTGCACGTGCTTGCCTGAGAAACCAACATTAATACAGGTTGGTCTTTTTCATGATCCGAAGAAATTCTTCCTCGTTCACTTCGCCGTCTCCATCCCGGTCCGCTTCGTCAATCATTTCCTGCAGCTCCTCATCCGTGAGGTTTTCCCCCAACTCATTGGCCACGCGTTTTAGATTTTTGAATGAGATCTTGCCAGTTTCATCGTCGTCAAAGAGCCTGAAAGCCTTCAGGATTTCCTCTTTGGTATCTTTCTCGGCCATCTTCTGAGTCATCACGGCCAGGAAGTCATTGAAGCTGATTTTCCCTGTGCCTTCCTTGTCCACCTCCGAGATCATCCTCTTCATCTCCTCCTTTCTGGGTTCAAAGCCCAGCGCTCGCATAGCCAC
Proteins encoded:
- the CETN1 gene encoding centrin-1; the encoded protein is MASSFKKPQVASTSQKRKVGPKPELTEDQKQEVREAFDLFDADGSGTIDVKELKVAMRALGFEPRKEEMKRMISEVDKEGTGKISFNDFLAVMTQKMAEKDTKEEILKAFRLFDDDETGKISFKNLKRVANELGENLTDEELQEMIDEADRDGDGEVNEEEFLRIMKKTNLY